Within the Osmerus mordax isolate fOsmMor3 chromosome 21, fOsmMor3.pri, whole genome shotgun sequence genome, the region ATCTAGTGCAGCTGGTCTTCAAGGCCAGAGCAGGCCTAAAAAAATAGGAGTTTTCTATGCAACTGTAATCTGAAGCCCCTAGAGTAAGAGACCAATAATGTGAGAAATGCATTATGCATCTGTGacaaacaatattgtaccaatagcaaaattacagaagtaagtaagtaagacagactttatttatatagcacatttcatacaataattgtagctcaaggtgctttacaaaGACAAGAAAGGCCTAGGACATCGGAGGGGGAGTAAGTAGAAGATGAACTTCTGTACAGCAGAAAAGTCTTCACAGTTAAATAATTAAAAATGctgagaataataataataataatgttattgtttattgTGTGAACTAGCTGGGTTTGCCGTTGGGCTAATAAAATAGAAGAACATTAGTTCTTTGCGTTGGGTTAGCACAGCAGCGGAAGTGGTGAGACCTGTTTTCCGGTTTAGTCATGTGCGTTTGACATATACCCTATTAAGCAAAATTACATTTTATCCGATTACTCGATTAATCGATGGAATTTTCGGTAGAATACTTGATTACTAAAATATTCGATAACAACAGCCCTATGCTGGACCTTATGCTattttcctccaggatcacaatgactcttactgagtgacttgttgctcttgttggttagttgtaactgatttaaaattattgtactcactgtgaaatattttactgttgattgcttttctacaggtacactcttgcactttttgaggttcatgttgtttaattgtaactttcacaatgtatgcttcatgttttggctacccgcaatgtttggggctatctcgttgttatgatcagtgacctatgcatttTTGTAATGCTCTCtgttggaagtcgctttggataaaagcgtctgctaaatgaataaatgtaaatgtaaagatatTCTCCAAAATGATGTACTTgcctatttttgaaaagtaagtgATGTAGTACAACCAGCAGGGGGGCTTCTATGTGTGGAGTATGACTTCATTTATATGTCATATATTAAATGCTTTTGGCAAAAAATATTCcccaaaattattatttttgaagTGCTGTAGTACAACTAGCAGGAGACAAGTTATAATTGAGGTAAGTTTGGAAACCTTATTTATACATTAAATTAATAAATATTTTTGTGGTATCTCTTTTCGGTGTTGTAGTTTGTAGACGGTCCCTAAGCACTTGTCTTACTGCCGCCTCACCGCCGGCTGCTCGTAGACCAATGTTATTTCTTCAGGTTGGAGGACGAAACAGTACGAAAGATGCGTTATTTGTGATTTAATAACATTTCGCTATAGAGTAATTGATCCCGGAAGTTTGAATCTGTGAATGTCATTCCAACTTTACCGAACTCACGGGGTGCCACCAGGGGCGCCGTGTAGGGGGGCAAAGTTAGGACAATTCCaagggcccctgactgacaggggctccaaaaaattgaaaaacgatttttttatttttttaatgggGCCCAAAATTCCTGGCGGCGCCCCTGGGTGCCACCCCTGAaaatctcctgccaccctcttgcCAACCCATGAATATTTTTCTAGATCCACCCCTGGTTGGACCTAGCCTTGGCCAAAACTATGTTGcgttttacattttgtcatttagcagatgctcttatccagagcgacttacagtaaagtacaggggcattccctaaagtagggtgacgtgcctttGTAGCGGAGTTAATGATTTCACTTGCCATCACTGTCACCGTTTAATgatttcaatatttattttatacaaATTATTATCACTCATCAACTTATTTTTGTAATGGTTTAGATCTTATTTACATTAGTTTATTTTACGGAGATTTATTGTAACGgtgtggttgccatggagacctgGTTGTGTGTATAGGGGGCGGGCTCTGCTGCGCCCCTGCAGACTTTAGCGGTGAACCCCAAAACTATTTACAGTCTGCATGTGCTGTTTTCATGGTAAGCTGCCTAATAGTAGCTAGGGATGGGGATCGATACCAGGTTCTGTAAGGACCCGGTTCCAAATTTCTCAAAACCCGAAGATCAATAAGGTCCGAGCTTATCGATACCGCTATCGAGACTAAGTAATATAATGTAACTTATGTCTCGAGAGATCAGGTCATCTAAATCAAATCACAAACCTACATCGATTGTCTAATAAAATTACtaaattcaattgaatggccTGCCAACCGCCTTTAAActaaaagaagaagaatttaATTGGCTCACGCCCTACTTCGCTACATTTCTCATTTTGTTGCTAACTACGATGGCTGAATGTACTAAGCGGTCAAAGGCTTGGCTACATTTTAATAAAGCCAAAGATAAGGATGAAGCGACGTGTAATATATGTTCTAAGATAATTTCTTGTAAGGGGGGGACCGTAGTGGTCCAATAAGACCACTACTGCAACGTTGAGGTGCAATAAGCACCTCAACGTTGTGCATCAGCTAAACGTAAAATGCATTAGACTGTCTTCGAGAAGCAACGGTGCCAaatcgcctgaaggagctgaatctccgcccctcgctgcctacctacgacccagataatggacgctacgtcaatccgaacaaaacagtatagaattcgAATTTATTTGttaaatgagtgaaacatacagatgcatataaattaattgttcccctgagctgtaacacaggagtaaaaatggacaccagagacagcagacagtgagctctccaactacatCTAGCACATAGCTAccgtttcaccaaaataccatcattctacaccgagtagcctaatatcaagttagcggtttgcactaactcatagcagagatacctctggaaaggttatctagtataattataacaagcacacagaactgagtgatgaactgctggtggcggtggatggtccaggtgcgaccggaggaggaacggccgggagagcgatgctcggtacggctccgcgctgcaagagaagccgtgtgtccctgaacaccgtctgtctctggcccatgttaaaattatccgccgtgaaatggtcactgcagaggaggctgttggagtttatccgaagctttccatcagtgtggctcttcacaaaatcaatccacctatttttcctttcctcatcaatccACCTTATTCCTAGCTCCCATGATCCATTTCCTGAATTATGGGCGCGACTTCCGGAGCAGGCGATTGTCATGGTAACGCTCATTCACAGTCATTGCGGTAAGCTAATTCTGATGCGAAATAAAACATGTGGGAACACAGCCTGTTACACCTGAAACAGGACAATGTGATCATACCTCTGCCTTCTACTATCGAGGGATGGGAGGACGACCTGAAAAAGTGGCCTCAAATAACGTACACTAGCATATTTAGCTACTTTATTAACTCTGTCTTTCGTAGCCCAAACACAAAGTAGGATGCGGATTTCCTCCGTCGGCTTTTGGCCACAAAATGAAATAAGTACACATACGATACAGTGTTTTGGGTGGTCTCTTCAAGGCTAGGTTTTTCAGCTACATTCTTTTGTATTCCTCATCTGTTGGCAGGCGATGGAAACTGTACCGTTTGTCACAAGAACAATCCCTTTttattgtgggtgtgtgttcaacaCACTGTCTTTGAAGCCACAGATTTAGCCAAGTCTGGTTGTTAGTACAGCCGCGAACAGCGCAACAGGTAGCCTACCAGAGCTCCGCAATGACAttttataacaataataataacaatataaatgacaacatatgtttaaaaacaaaccAGTTTTAGTTCAATTATAGTTGAAATTACTTTAGAAAGAATCACTGTTGGCTGGCTGGGACTAACGTATAGCAAACCGCAACTTCCGCTATCTGCCCGGAAGTTGCACCCATAATCATTTCTACAGTAGACCCCCTGAGAATAAGGTGGACAGGGAAaataaatagcgttgcagcgcagctgaagttcttgcatccagggaagatgcagttgcgggtggagggagacatcctgaagctagctagctgatgtaggctacaataaaagtacagcaggaggagccattcagtgatctgacgtagatgggtcaacatgacgtagataggtaattttttggctccgcccattaaaacctgatctaaagacggaagagaaactgttctacggtctaactccaatTTTCAGTGCGAAAAAGTTTTTACGCTTTGCACATGcattcaggaactaatttcacacgtatatgctgtactgagaagcaaatcatggaatttgctttacaggatctttaagcatCTTGTTAAACAATAACAGAGACAAAACAAAATAGGGATGAGATAAGGAAGGTTTGGGTTTGATTAGCTGGTCATTTAGCTATATCAGGTGCCTTTTGTTGAAACGTGTTCTGCTGTTCAACTGTTCATAACGTCTTGAACAATGACGGCTTGTCAATGTCACTTTttgtcaaccaaccaatcacagtcatttatactagttactcatccaggttgtggatagtacatcTGTAGTGGACAATTGTAGATTCAGCCAGAGCCATTGTGCCAATATGTGCTCCTTTTATCCAGTCTCCTCCTGAGAGCAGCACATTCCCCTTGTTCTATTTTACATCTGTTTTACTTATgttattgttataaatgttgttcagtaatcttgtttacataaagtgtGGCGTGGGTTGTGTGGGTGCTGCTATAGGCTatgtttagggagtcaggtggctgagcggttaggggatcgagctagtaatcagaaggtcgccggttcgattcccggccgtgcaaaatgacgttgtgtccttgggcaaggcacttcaccctacttgcctcggggagaatgtccctgtacttactgtaagtcgctctggataagagcgtctgctaaatgacgtaatgtaaatgtttaacatttgccaaattcattcatttagatgGTGATTAGCTCAAGCTCACCCCAGAAAAGTATCGATAGTGGTATCGATAAAGACTCGAGCAGTCTCGAAAATAGTATCGATATCGAGTAATTGTTATGTCTTTCTTATAATCGCCTTTCTATGGGTATTCTGTAACGTTTTGCTAGCTTCATTTAGCCGTATGTTAATTTCGTTTATTTCATTGTTTTACATGGTGTTTCCTTTTTATTCATGGTCAACATGCttaaatgtattacattttcatttgttCTAGCATTCGGTGACTGGCTGCACGGTGCTAAATGACTTCTGTACGTCGTGTTCATCACCAGTGAAATAAATGGTTGGTGCCGAAAAATAGCCTAGCTAACGCTACGTGTCGTAAATAACACAACGCATGAGTAGAAAACCACTACACCTTGccgaaggacacaacatcatttggcacagccacctgattccccacTGACTCCCCACCTGACAGTTTTAACTGTCCACCCTACCTGTTCGGTGTAAATTGATCTCCGGTGGAGTACCAATGTCCAACAATCGTTTGAGCCGCGAGCTCTCCCCCTTGGAATTATACATTTCTTCTTGGAACTCAGGAAACGTTTTTTCAACGGCCGCGAAAATCTCCAAAGCTGACGTTATTAGTCTTTCACGGGTAAAATCTCTAAACAAATTTCGTTTTTAAATTTTGGTGGAGTAAAAATTATACTCGCACAACGAGGTTAGCTATTAGCACCTGGGTCCTTCCTTTGTGTTAAAACGTAGCGACGCACAACTCCTGTCGGATGTGAACAACATCGAGCTTCTGTTTACTTCCGGGCAGGCTAGTCTCGGGAAGCGCATAGCTGCGTCGTTTTCTGAACCAACGCATTGTCAACAACTATCAGCTAATGTCCATAGATTTCAAACGGTGCAGTGTAGAAATGAGACAAcctccatttaaaaaaaaaatctgtcgtTCTTACTGAGCCCGAGTTGTACTGTCTGTGCAACACTGTACAGACAGTACAGTGTTGCACCAATATATGTCCGGGTATATCGTGGCAGGGGTCACCATGTCTATGGGGgccaccatagatatatataaaggctagatatcttacggcggagtctagaacgtccgcacatggcggccatcttgccacAGTCagctcgctcacccataacattgtgttggtgctacatgtactttttaaataaccataacttgatcaattttcaaccgatttttaaacggtttggtttaaAAAGTTGGctggcaacgcggacgagacatctaggcCTTTCTATGGGGGCCACcattaaacatatttcaaagtaAAAGCTGTAGCTGTCCAATTTATGTTTTATTAAAGTTAAATAAAGTTACCAGATCatcaaaaaatatataggctatCGCTTTTAAGTTATCAAAGCAAAAGGCAACAACAGTATTTATGGCCAGATGTTGACCAAATAGGTCAGTTGTATTGAAATTTATAGAACATATGAAAAAATACCAATGGAACGACTCAGTGTTTGATGAATTCGATATTATATTATGAAGCAGTTCTGAAGCACGTTTCACACTTTGTCCTTTCCCTTCTCTATTCTCAGAAGGTGATCAGTCTATTAGATTAGATACATGTTTTAGATGGGTATGCTTTTCATCTACAGGGACACAACAGCTTCCTCAGGCCTCTAGGAAAATCTGTGATTCAACCATtcaaaactttaaaaaaaaaaatatttttcaaacctttatAAACTTTGTTTTTAAAACTttttattcatgtttttttttataaattattTAACGAAAACACTTTTTCCacctttccaaactttttttccacacacagtgtaagaataggagaaaggagaacagagaagcctaaaacagagtagagtaaagcagagcacaatagagtacagtagtcttttacactgagaacacaggagaaacagattTCACTGGAGGTCTGAGGAAAATGGTTCCCCGcctgtatattacagtctggccatttataaagcaatacagtgatgctggtgataTATATAATGATCTCAGTAACATACAACAAGTTTCAGCTACACATCAGTCTTCCTCAGGCATCTAGGGAAATCTGTCATTtaacctttcaaaacattttttagaaaatattttttctttcttccaccTTTCAAAACTAACGGTATCTAAGGTGGAACGTAACGGTATCTAAGGTGGAAGGTGTTCATTGCTTGGCACCAGCACATACAACAGGGAGGAAGCAAAGCATATAAATACCCACTGGACAGAAAATCAATTCAAACTTATATAATTTatcattaaccctcgtgctgccttcgggtcacatgacccaaaggttcataacgaaccatcgttgtgtttacccaattttacccaatacaaaaacaaataaaaataattttcttttaaccattccaatgtggggggtctgagacagcccgacagttaaaagaaaatgcttcactttgtttttgtatgaggtaaatttgtcgcaatacgacggtgggtcacaatgactgatgggtcagaatgacccgaagataacacaagggttaaataaaccAAACTGGTCTTCTGGCATAAAACATTACATCATTCACActatggtttctctcctgtgtggtccccagggggtcagatggctgagcggttagggaatcaggctattaatcggaaggttaccggtttcattcccggtcgtgccaaatgacgttgtgtccttgggcaaggcacttcaccctacttgccacgggggaatgtccctgtacttactctaagtcgctctggactaaatgtaaatgtgtgtgttttcatgtgatAAACAAGATTGTATTTGTGAGCAAatcgtttgttacattgttgacactgaaaaTGTTTCTCTATGTGTCTTTTCATGTGACGAACAAGATTACTTTTCTGAGAAAATTGTTTGTTACAATGTTGACActgaaaaggtttctctcctgtgtgtgttctcatgtgcGAAATCAAACGAGATTCAGATACAAAAGTTTTGTTACAATGTTGACACTGATGTATTGTTTTTCCTGTGTGACTTCCCTGTGGTCTATTTTCCCTTGGAAGAGCCTCATTGTTTTGTATTCTGTTCTGTAAAAGCATCAttcctccatgttcctcctcctccaaactctgAGCTGCAGGACAGTCTGGAGCTACAACAGAGAAGGGCTGAGAGTCACTGCCTGGTTCTGGTGCTGCAGAGTCTTGTACATGAAGCTCTGCTTTGATTTGCTCCTCAGTTGTGTTGATGGGTACagagtctccttctctgtcgTCCACTTTAACAGTCTGGTCAACATGTGAACATTCAGAGGAGCCCTCCTGATCAGAGTCATGTTTCACACTGGAAGAAGTGAAGATGGAGTCTGTAGTGTCAAACTGCAgtccttggagctgctcttcctcctgactggtccacagttcctgttcctctttaatctgtgggggctctgggagagagagctgctgcacaTCTAGACAAAAGAGAACAGTTATATTTAGCCACCATTATTTTGCAATCTAACACGTTTGACAGCAAAAAATATGCCATTTAAAACCAAACACTGAAATGGAAGGGAtcttcaaatcaaatgtaattaGTATTTTTtaagtcacagagggcttcacatatgggCGTAGATTGGCACCTATAACCCACTTGAactctcaaggaagacaaggaaaacatGTTAGAAACCTGGGGAGGAGCAGCTGGGTGagggctctcctcctccagagacggttggttggtgacagagaggtgcagagaagGCTGGAGACAGTTAAGTAAGAGTGGAGAATATGTGGTAGGGTCCACCTTCTGTGACTCCAACATGGAGGGAACGGTTTGGCTCAAGGAGGCTAAGATGGGTGCTGACCACCTtggtcaaggaacagtctgtatttaccaggcttAGTcagggaacagtctgtatttacagggttagtcaaggaacagtctgtatttacagGGTTAGTTAGGGAAGTCTGTATTTACAGGGTTAGTcagggaacagtctgtatttacagggttagtcagggaacagtctgtatttacagggttagtcagggaacagtctgtatttaccagccaTTTCACAAAGGTCCCATTCGAGGATCACTATAAATCAGACCTGAGTTAGTCTGAGTGATCATATTCATCTTTTGATGAACCATGTCTAGCCTGATGGTGGTCTCTTCCAGGAGAGGGAGGCCTCACAAAATGATATCATATGCTACGGCCTTCACAGTCACCAGATCTCAGCTCATTATAACACCCAAGTGATCATGTGACCCCCTCCTAGACACAGCAGCATTCTAGACACAGCAGAGTATAACATGAAGGTATGAACATCAAACCTGTTCGTTGTAGCTTGATCTCAGGTTGAGTAACAACGTCCAACAGCCGTTGTAGCCATGCGCTCTCCTCCTTGTAACGAGAGATTTCTTCCTGGTACCCTGCAAACGGTTTCTCAGCAGCCCAGTAAATCTTCAAAGCTGCAGTTGTCAGTATTTCACCAAAAAGTTCTCTTATCACATTTAATTGAGACATTTTGATGTTTAAAAACTTGGACTCCTGACAGGTCCACAGCTCCTGGTTCTCTTTAATCTGTGGGGCCTCCAGGGGAGAGAACTGCTGCGCATCTAAGGGAAAGAGAATACTTATATTTAGCCACCATTATTTTGAGCTAGAAACTATGTCATCAGTTTTGAGGAGCACACTGGATGGTGGTTGTTTTTCTGACGTGGTCGGGTGAGACTCCGCTACACATGTTTTTTAGGGCAAGATATCAAACAGCCATCACAGAGACCAATTAGTAATTCAATAATGTATCCTAGTAGATAGTGATCTCAGGACTCTGATCCGAACAGTAAAGATTATATtgttcttattaaagttatgtattgtgcttattaaagttctgtcttatgaacgtagaagtgtgcccaggcttaaacattatgtctcacacagggcggggggagtcaggggtgcgggcggagaaagaggaacaatcCAGACGAGTTTCGACCACAGAGTGTGGGAAAAGggctgtattttgtgtctctatctcttcattttcagaaacaaccttgaaaccgggtggagacggcacccaagcaggtgggacgcgtaggcaagaacaactccctgctgcagaggagaacaagctcaaccctcttcttgtgtttttagttttactgcactgtataatatatgctggggcagggacagatagggcgttggacttcgtgaaccaaccccaaactctgttgcgggtagggaaacgtagacaaccccagagctctgtaggctacttgttgatttccaactgctgcattaaagcagatattatcggacctctgcgactccagaccactctttctagaacacagacttgtgtcattgaataccatcagtACATATGGGAATAGACAAGAATTTCAATCCTTCAACAGACCGGTTGATATTAAACAATGTAGGTCCCAGTAGATTGATAGTAATATTTACACGGGGTACAACTCCACTCCCCCTTCCTGGACGTTGGATTCAATACGTTTGCAACCTCGTGGCGGCGTTCCACGACGTCTATAACAGGGGTGGGCAAACTTTTTGGCTCAAGGGCTACATTGTACTTTGAAACCAATAGACTATATAAGCTAGCTATTTGACGGTTTGTTGGAGCTAGCCTTGGCCAAAAAATATATTGCGTTCTAACTGTCCACCTACCTGTTCGGTGTATCTTGATCTCCAGTGGAGTAACAATGTCCAACAATCGTTTGAGCCGCGCGCTCTCCTCCTTGGAATTATAGATTTCATCTTGGAACTCAGCAAACGTTTTTTCAACGGCCCCGAAAATCTCCAAAGCTGCCGTTGTTAGTCTTTCACGGATAAAATCTCGAAACAAATTTAGTTTTGACATTTCGGTGGAGTAAAAGTGATACTCTGCGCAAATAAGATAACTATTAGCAGTGTTTGAAATcggctgcggctgcatgaaacgaccggcgagagttgtcgcttgcagtcggggaggagttaaaaacggcTTCGTAAAGTCAGACTCTTGGTTTGCTACGTTGACGTCACCGTTGACCGACTTTATGGATCCGTTAACTCCTCcctgagccaggttcgagaatcgaattattgggggagatagttttgtaaatgttgactggagttaatagaataaaaacgaccggaagagccgggtgCCTAACcgtaaatgcaataccacctacatccaccgttgcttcaagccgaggggtgggggtctggcctcactgcgccactgagcactttttatagaaatgaatggggacgccatcttggaagacaaaagtagaTGCCTCTAGTAATATAACTCTAAGATCGGGTGGCACAACAacgtttttaactcctccctTACTGCAAGCGacaactctcgccggtcgtttcatgcagccgattTCGAACACTGCTAATAGCTACCCAGTTAACAAAACTAGAGCTATAGTTTCTTTGCGCAGAGTATCACTTTTACGCCACCAAAATGTCAAAACTACATTTGTTTAGAGATTGTATCCGTGAAAGACTAACAACGGCAGCTTTGGAGATTTTTGGGGCCGTTGAAAAAACATTTGCTGAGTTCCAAGAAGAAATCTATAATTCCAAGGAGGAGAGCGCGCGGCTAAAACGATTGTTGGACATTGTTACCCCACCGGAGATCAAGATACACCGAACAGGTAGGTGGACAGTTTGAACGCAATATATTTTTGGCCAAGGCTAGCTCCAACAAACCGCCAAATAATTAGCATATAGAGTCTATTGGTTTCAATGTAGCCCTTGAGCCAAAAAGTTTGCCCACCTCTGTTATAGACTTCGTGGAACGCCGCCACGAGGTTGCAAACCATTGAATCCAATGTCCAGGAAGGGGGGAGTGGAGTTTTACCCCGTGTAAATATTACTGTCAATCTACTAGGACCTACATTGTTTAATATCAACCGGTCTGTTCGGATCAGAGTCATGAGAACACTATCTACTAGGATACATTATTTAATTGCTAATTGGTCTCTGTGATGGCTGTTTTATATCTTTCCCTAAAAAACATAGCAGTCTCAGCGGACCATGTCAGAAACGCAACCATCCCTTCTTGACACCATCCAGTGTGCTCCTCACACCTGATCACTAGGGTTGGGTATCGTTTGGATTTATACGATTCTGATGCAGAACCGATTACTTTTAAAACGATTCCGATTCCTAAACGATTCctaaaaaactggaagtaatCAAAGAAAGGCTCTTTTATAGTTTTTATTTAATGGAAAATTCTTTAAATGTAACAATATATtaacgttttgaaaaagcct harbors:
- the LOC136965576 gene encoding LOW QUALITY PROTEIN: uncharacterized protein (The sequence of the model RefSeq protein was modified relative to this genomic sequence to represent the inferred CDS: substituted 2 bases at 2 genomic stop codons) — encoded protein: MSKLNLFRDFIRERLTTAALEIFGAVEKTFAEFQDEIYNSKEESARLKRLLDIVTPLEIKIHRTDAQQFSPLEAPQIKENQELWTCQESKFLNIKMSQLNVIRELFGEILTTAALKIYWAAEKPFAGYQEEISRYKEESAWLQRLLDVVTQPEIKLQRTDVQQLSLPEPPQIKEEQELWTSQEEEQLQGLQFDTTDSIFTSSSVKHDSDQEGSSECSHVDQTVKVDDREGDSVPINTTEEQIKAELHVQDSAAPEPGSDSQPFSVVAPDCPAAQSLEEEEHGGMMLLQNRIQNNEALPRENRPQGSHTGKTIHQCQHCNKTFVSESRLISHMRTHTGEKPFQCQHCNKQFSQKSNLVRHMKRHIEKHFQCQQCNKRFAHKYNLVYHMKTHTGEKPXCEXCNVLCQKTSLMKSIPI